The segment ATGACGGTTATCTTTTCATCTTTGTGCATAATGAAATGTGCCCCCGCTGGCTATGTATCCCGAAGGATGGACCGGACGGTTATTTCCAGAATAATGGTCTTACCTGTATAGGGGTAGTTGAAATCCACAAGGATGTGGGTATCATTGACCTGGACAACCCTGCCTTTCATATAGGGGTCAGGTATCAATAGACCGGTATAATTGCTTAAGGTCGCCTCATTCAATACAATTTGTGACCCTACACTTGGGACCCCTCTGGAAAATAACTGAGCCTCTGACAAGGGGATGTGGACGAAAAGTTCTTCCATCGGCATTCCTGCCCCCTTCTCAGGGGGGATTGTGATGGTCTTTGTCACTCCAATAACCATCCCGATCATTCCTTCGTTAAGTCCCGGGTAAACATGCTCATCACCCACGGTGAACGTATATGGCTGGTAGATGTTGCCCAGGACATACAACTCTTCTTCTTTCGCCGTGTTGATATCAGTAGTCATTACCACAGTGTTGTTTTCGTCTTCGAGCCAACCTGTAAAGTCAATGGTTACCGTATCTCCCTGATGTACCGTTGTCTCCTCATCCCGGGTTTCTTGCCGGGTGCATCCGCTTGAAAACATTAGAACCATGATTATCAGACACACCAAAATTTTGTTCATCATATCAAAACCTGACCATTATGCTACATTGAATAAACATTAACAGGGAATTATCCTTATTCCACGACACTTCCCTTCGATGCCGTACCAACCGATCTCTGGTATCGTACAAGGTAGCCGTTCTTTACTTTGGATTCTGGTTCGGTCCATCTCGACCTTCGCTCTTCAAGCACAGCAGGCGGTACATCTATGTTCAATAACCTGTTGGGGATGTCTATCTGTATAGTATCGCCTTCCTGAACAAGTGCAATTGGCCCGCCATCAGCAGCTTCCGGTGTCACGTGCCCTATACAGGGCCCCCGGGTGCCACCTGAGAACCTGCCGTCTGTGATGAGGGCGACCGATTCGATCAGTCCCATCCCGGCTATTGCTGAAGTGGGTGAGAGCATCTCCCTCATGCCCGGCCCGCCCTTTGGACCCTCATAGCGTATGACAACCACATCGCCAGCTTTTATCTTACCATCCATTATAGCATGCATGGACGCTTCTTCACTATCGAACACTCGTGCCGGGCCGGAATGAACCATCATATTCGGATGTACGGCGGACTGTTTGATGACCGACCCTTCAGGGGCCAGGCTGCCTTTCAGTATTGCAATTCCGCCTTCCGGATGCGCGGGGTTGTCCAGTGTCCTGATGATAGTAGCATTGGTTTTTGGATTTACGACCACGAAATTGGCCAGGTTCTGGCCCCATGTCTTGCCGGTTATGGTCATGGCATCAAGGTCGAGCATATCACCCAGGCGCTGCATGACAGCGGGGATGCCGCCTGCCCGTTCCAGGTCAAGCAGGAAATGGCTGCCGCCCGGTCTCAGGTTGGTGAGGTGCGGTGTGGTCCGGCTCATCTCATCGAACCGCTCAAGCAGCAGTTCAAGGCCGAACTCCCTGGCTATGGCAGGCAGGTGCAGGGCCGTGTTGGTACTGCCTCCGATTGCCATGTCGACTTTGATAGCATTTTCAAAGGCCTGTTTCGTCACTATCTGTCGTGCTGTTATGCCTTTTTCTACAAGTTCCATTATCTTCATACCGGTTTCTTTTGCCAGCCTGAACTTCTTTGCATCCACAGCATGAGCTGTCCCGCAACCAGGCAGGCTCATACCCAATGCTTCGGTAACACAGGCCATGGTGTTTGCAGTGAACAGACCGGCACATGAACCTGCACCGCAGCATGAATAATCTTCCAGTATCTTGAGTT is part of the ANME-2 cluster archaeon genome and harbors:
- a CDS encoding FKBP-type peptidyl-prolyl cis-trans isomerase, encoding MVLMFSSGCTRQETRDEETTVHQGDTVTIDFTGWLEDENNTVVMTTDINTAKEEELYVLGNIYQPYTFTVGDEHVYPGLNEGMIGMVIGVTKTITIPPEKGAGMPMEELFVHIPLSEAQLFSRGVPSVGSQIVLNEATLSNYTGLLIPDPYMKGRVVQVNDTHILVDFNYPYTGKTIILEITVRSILRDT
- the ilvD gene encoding dihydroxy-acid dehydratase; translation: MTLRSDEVKKGLERAPHRSLLKAVGLTDYEMDRPFIGVVNSWNEVIPGHIHLDKMAEAVKAGIRLAGGVPFEFSTIGICDGIAMGHEGMKYSLPSRELIADTIELMVQAHRFDGMVMIPTCDKIVPGHLMAAGRLDIPTAVVTGGPMLPGFVDDENRDLISVFEGVGQRQNNNITDEKLKILEDYSCCGAGSCAGLFTANTMACVTEALGMSLPGCGTAHAVDAKKFRLAKETGMKIMELVEKGITARQIVTKQAFENAIKVDMAIGGSTNTALHLPAIAREFGLELLLERFDEMSRTTPHLTNLRPGGSHFLLDLERAGGIPAVMQRLGDMLDLDAMTITGKTWGQNLANFVVVNPKTNATIIRTLDNPAHPEGGIAILKGSLAPEGSVIKQSAVHPNMMVHSGPARVFDSEEASMHAIMDGKIKAGDVVVIRYEGPKGGPGMREMLSPTSAIAGMGLIESVALITDGRFSGGTRGPCIGHVTPEAADGGPIALVQEGDTIQIDIPNRLLNIDVPPAVLEERRSRWTEPESKVKNGYLVRYQRSVGTASKGSVVE